The Eleutherodactylus coqui strain aEleCoq1 chromosome 6, aEleCoq1.hap1, whole genome shotgun sequence genome window below encodes:
- the SULT2B1 gene encoding sulfotransferase 2B1 isoform X2 codes for MIEILSLILKNGDPTWNKTVPNWDRAPWIETVGIARKLELTEEHPRLISSHLPKHYFMKSFEGSKAKVIYTIRDPKDTAVSLYYFSKMSVFFKDPENMDDFLEDFLCRDIPFGSWFNHVKGWMEMQGKDNFMFNTYEDLQKDLRGSVIKICKFLGKDLDDKAVDSVAENVSFANMKENSMANFTLVSSEFMDHGKSPFMRKGIVGDWKNHFTVAQNEFFDKIYKKEMQDVHVKFPWDTSMEK; via the exons ATGATTGAAATTTTAAGCCTTATTCTAAAGAATGGAGACCCAACATGGAACAAGACTGTACCAAACTGGGATAGAGCACCTTGGATTGAAACAGTGGGTATTGCTCGAAAGCTAGAACTAACAGAGGAACATCCACGTCTTATAAGCAGCCACTTGCCCAAGCACTATTTTATGAAATCATTTGAAGGTTCTAAGGCCAAG GTCATATATACAATCAGAGATCCTAAAGATACTGCAGTGTCCCTTTACTATTTTTCCAAAATGAGCGTTTTCTTCAAAGATCCCGAAAATATGGATGATTTTCTTGAAGACTTCTTATGCAGAGACA TTCCATTTGGATCTTGGTTTAATCATGTAAAGGGATGGATGGAAATGCAGGGAAAAGATAACTTTATGTTTAACACCTATGAGGATCTTCAGAAG GACCTGAGAGGAAGCGTGATAAAGATTTGCAAATTTCTTGGAAAGGACTTAGATGACAAAGCTGTGGATTCCGTGGCTGAAAATGTTTCTTTTGCGAATATGAAAGAGAACAGTATGGCTAATTTCACTCTCGTCTCTTCTGAATTCATGGACCATGGGAAAAGCCCATTTATGAGAAAAG GAATAGTTGGCGATTGGAAGAACCATTTTACTGTGGCTCAAAATGAATTTTTTGACAAGATTTACAAGAAGGAAATGCAAGACGTCCATGTGAAGTTTCCTTGGGATACAAGCATGGAGAAATGA